The following are encoded in a window of Lactobacillus acidophilus genomic DNA:
- the glpK gene encoding glycerol kinase GlpK — protein MKEKYILSIDEGTTSTRAIIFDHNGNEIVSAQKEITQYFPEPGWVEHDANEIWMAVQTTIANAFIQSGIWPGQIAAIGITNQRETAVVWDKDTGKPIYHAIVWQSRQTTDLAEKLKKDGYSNLIREKTGLIVDPYFSATKIRWILDHVPGAQEKAEQGKLLFGTIDSWLVWKLTDGQKHVTDYTNASRTMLFNIHTLKWDKEILNLLNIPEKMLPEVRSNSEVYGTTASYMFFGGEVSIAGMAGDQQAALFGQLALKPGMVKNTYGTGAFIVMNTGDKPTTSNNNLLTTIGYGINGKITYALEGSIFVAGSAIQWLRDSMKLIKNAPDSEKAAYESTSENEVYVVPAFTGLGAPYWDAEARGAIFGVTRGTTDKDMIKATLQSLAYQTRDVVDTMQKDSGIDIPALRVDGGASNNNYLMQFQADILGKKIERTKVLETTSMGAAFLAGLAVGYWKNIDELKHVFTIGQAFEPKMGDLERKKLYDGWQRAIKATRVFAHGE, from the coding sequence ATGAAAGAAAAATACATTTTATCAATTGATGAAGGAACAACTTCAACTAGAGCAATTATTTTTGATCATAATGGTAATGAAATTGTCTCAGCTCAAAAAGAAATCACCCAATACTTTCCAGAACCTGGCTGGGTTGAACATGATGCTAATGAAATTTGGATGGCCGTGCAAACTACAATAGCTAATGCCTTTATTCAATCAGGTATTTGGCCAGGCCAGATTGCAGCAATTGGCATTACGAACCAGCGTGAAACTGCTGTGGTTTGGGATAAAGATACCGGTAAACCAATTTATCATGCAATTGTCTGGCAGTCACGTCAAACAACTGATTTAGCCGAAAAACTGAAAAAAGATGGCTACAGCAACTTAATTAGAGAAAAAACAGGTTTGATTGTTGATCCATATTTCAGTGCAACTAAAATTCGCTGGATTCTTGATCATGTTCCAGGTGCACAAGAAAAAGCAGAACAAGGTAAATTATTATTTGGTACGATTGATAGCTGGCTTGTTTGGAAATTAACTGATGGTCAAAAGCATGTAACGGATTATACTAATGCTTCTAGAACCATGTTGTTTAATATTCATACCTTAAAGTGGGATAAAGAAATTTTGAATTTGCTCAATATCCCAGAAAAAATGTTGCCGGAAGTTCGCTCAAATTCAGAGGTTTATGGAACAACTGCATCATATATGTTCTTTGGTGGAGAAGTGTCAATCGCTGGTATGGCAGGTGACCAACAAGCTGCATTATTTGGTCAACTTGCTTTAAAGCCAGGTATGGTGAAAAACACTTATGGGACAGGTGCATTTATTGTGATGAATACAGGCGATAAGCCGACAACTTCTAACAATAATTTGCTTACTACGATTGGTTATGGCATAAATGGCAAGATTACTTATGCGCTGGAAGGCTCAATATTCGTAGCAGGTAGTGCGATTCAATGGCTGCGCGATTCAATGAAGCTAATCAAGAATGCTCCTGATTCTGAAAAGGCCGCATATGAATCAACTTCAGAGAATGAAGTCTATGTTGTACCTGCATTTACGGGACTTGGTGCGCCATATTGGGATGCGGAAGCACGTGGTGCAATTTTTGGTGTTACACGTGGAACTACTGACAAAGATATGATTAAAGCAACGCTTCAATCACTTGCATATCAGACGAGAGACGTAGTTGATACAATGCAAAAAGACTCTGGTATTGATATTCCAGCTCTTCGCGTTGATGGTGGTGCAAGTAACAATAACTATTTGATGCAATTCCAAGCAGATATTTTAGGTAAAAAGATTGAACGTACCAAGGTGCTTGAAACAACTAGTATGGGTGCCGCATTTTTAGCTGGCCTTGCTGTAGGATACTGGAAGAACATTGATGAATTGAAGCACGTCTTTACCATTGGTCAGGCTTTCGAACCTAAGATGGGCGACCTAGAACGAAAGAAATTATACGATGGCTGGCAACGTGCGATTAAGGCTACACGAGTTTTTGCACATGGTGAGTAA
- a CDS encoding Rgg family transcriptional regulator: protein MSRVYLSKLHRAYYHKDLEQLSELQKQLKEEAQTGEILNLETQAIVIKAYLTHSLNELSDREKADIKKQIFKTKDWNENSLRLLAMAMPFFNIEDLKFIINTIFSKYYSMKDVLDVQQELVSAIAVNYLGLAYHEHDKDEKEIKLALSLLRQLSHEPKNCFAKIMEQYYTAQFDNDKKKAERIKQFFIENDMNYYVGE from the coding sequence ATTTCTAGAGTATATTTATCTAAATTACATAGAGCTTATTATCACAAAGATCTAGAGCAACTTTCTGAATTACAAAAGCAATTAAAAGAAGAAGCACAAACTGGTGAAATTCTAAATTTAGAAACACAGGCAATTGTAATAAAAGCATATTTAACGCATAGTTTGAATGAACTCTCAGATAGAGAAAAAGCAGATATAAAAAAGCAAATATTTAAAACAAAAGACTGGAATGAAAACTCGTTACGGCTATTGGCGATGGCTATGCCATTTTTTAATATAGAGGACTTAAAATTTATTATTAATACTATTTTTAGTAAATATTATTCAATGAAAGATGTTTTGGATGTTCAGCAAGAATTGGTATCTGCAATTGCTGTAAACTATTTGGGATTAGCTTATCATGAGCATGATAAAGATGAAAAAGAAATAAAATTAGCTCTTTCTTTACTTAGACAGTTAAGTCACGAACCTAAAAATTGCTTTGCTAAAATTATGGAACAATATTATACGGCTCAATTTGATAATGATAAAAAGAAAGCGGAGAGGATTAAACAGTTTTTTATTGAAAATGATATGAACTATTATGTAGGAGAATAA
- a CDS encoding ATP-binding cassette domain-containing protein: MNINFKWIIKNLPFWLLILIVITLIAGGFEGVINGIILGQFPNLVGKSGTDLILFLIRSTIIFVATYTAIVLQNIFLNMARKRLRVKLKKTMLINSFALKEDAASGLNHISNDATKIDDQYFAVIAGILSTGTAAVISTIYVLQVNLLMGIIFVAFSCLSLIPMLFGKNELGKLGEQWSNENSQMMRSASDWFKGLRDILQYQAQKPFFKRVSQDVETSENTLLKQENLQWWIQYANLLFTVLAIIAPWAIGFYFITTHQFGVTISALLSLTLSANSVVQNFRGLMQYWAQVASTTEIRKIKVAKYDIFKDIKTENEKPDIKFDNVSLTYKDHPIYQNLNFDLAYGKKVLLQGPSGSGKSTLLNMVSGLLKPTRGTIKIGGEDPNPAQSVYIAQTPWLFQGTIKDNLCLGESFTDQQLLKVLNEVGLADELGKDPLNRVIHPEQEDLSGGQKQRLVIARALLRDRPIILLDEITAALDEKNSDDIREILYNTPKTIIESAHHINFDLIKKYGFESWKISDHQVAKS; the protein is encoded by the coding sequence ATGAACATAAACTTTAAATGGATCATTAAAAACTTGCCATTCTGGCTGCTTATCCTCATTGTTATCACCTTAATTGCCGGAGGATTTGAAGGCGTCATTAACGGTATAATCTTAGGTCAATTCCCTAATTTAGTTGGTAAAAGTGGTACGGATTTAATTCTATTTTTAATTAGAAGTACGATAATTTTTGTCGCAACTTACACTGCAATTGTTTTACAAAACATCTTTCTTAATATGGCTCGTAAACGCCTCAGAGTGAAGTTGAAAAAAACTATGTTGATCAATAGCTTCGCCTTAAAAGAAGATGCCGCAAGCGGACTTAATCATATTAGTAACGATGCAACTAAGATCGATGATCAATATTTTGCTGTAATTGCCGGCATCTTATCAACTGGGACGGCTGCAGTTATTTCCACGATTTATGTTTTACAAGTAAATTTGCTAATGGGAATTATCTTCGTTGCTTTCTCATGCCTAAGCTTGATCCCGATGTTGTTTGGAAAGAATGAGCTAGGAAAACTAGGCGAGCAATGGAGTAATGAAAACAGCCAGATGATGCGCTCTGCTAGTGATTGGTTTAAGGGCTTACGCGATATTTTACAATATCAAGCCCAAAAGCCATTTTTCAAAAGAGTTAGTCAAGATGTCGAAACTAGTGAAAATACTTTGTTAAAGCAGGAAAATCTCCAATGGTGGATTCAATATGCTAACTTGCTTTTCACTGTTTTAGCCATCATCGCACCATGGGCAATTGGTTTTTATTTCATTACTACCCATCAATTTGGTGTAACCATTAGTGCACTTCTTTCGTTAACTTTATCAGCCAATAGTGTTGTACAGAACTTCCGCGGATTAATGCAATATTGGGCACAAGTTGCCAGCACTACTGAGATTAGAAAAATTAAAGTTGCTAAATATGATATTTTTAAAGATATTAAAACAGAAAATGAAAAGCCGGATATTAAATTTGATAATGTTAGTTTAACTTACAAGGATCATCCAATTTATCAGAATTTGAACTTTGATTTAGCTTATGGCAAAAAGGTATTGTTACAAGGTCCATCTGGATCAGGTAAGAGTACGCTACTTAATATGGTTTCAGGTCTGCTTAAACCAACACGTGGCACGATAAAAATTGGTGGTGAAGATCCTAACCCGGCACAATCCGTTTATATTGCTCAAACACCTTGGCTGTTTCAAGGAACGATTAAAGATAATTTGTGTTTAGGCGAATCATTTACTGATCAACAATTATTAAAAGTTTTAAATGAAGTAGGTTTAGCTGATGAGTTAGGCAAAGATCCATTAAATAGAGTAATCCACCCCGAACAAGAAGATTTATCAGGTGGCCAAAAACAGCGCTTGGTCATTGCCAGAGCATTATTACGTGATCGTCCAATTATTCTGCTGGATGAAATCACTGCAGCACTTGATGAAAAGAATTCTGATGATATTAGAGAGATTCTGTACAATACTCCTAAGACGATTATCGAAAGTGCGCACCATATTAATTTTGATTTGATTAAAAAATATGGTTTTGAGTCTTGGAAGATAAGCGATCATCAAGTAGCAAAAAGTTAG
- a CDS encoding tyrosine-protein phosphatase: MEHERILALDGPLNFRDIGGYKNDKGQHVKWNKIYRSDSLSSLSNKDKQKLADRRIAVDIDLRSKYEQNSSPDKSWPGVRYVDAHIYSENPKENKGDNKLYRFIHHIPDMGDNFLGKIYQQVLLNSHSQEEFAKIFAELIELPEEDALVYHCSAGKDRTGMTSALILTALGVDDDTISRDYLLTNELYNFAVAKQYPDDNQIAKVVSKMNITKGEGPAIRGITETIRAGWGSFDTFFKKELGFSQKDLDRFRNMYLE; encoded by the coding sequence ATGGAGCATGAAAGAATATTAGCTTTAGATGGGCCACTTAATTTTAGAGACATTGGCGGCTACAAGAATGATAAAGGGCAACACGTTAAATGGAACAAAATCTACCGTTCAGATTCACTTAGTTCTTTGTCCAATAAAGATAAACAAAAATTAGCTGATCGTCGTATTGCCGTTGATATTGATCTACGTTCAAAGTATGAACAAAATTCTTCGCCAGATAAAAGCTGGCCGGGTGTGCGTTATGTTGATGCACATATTTATTCAGAAAATCCTAAAGAAAATAAAGGCGATAATAAGTTATATAGATTTATCCACCACATTCCAGATATGGGAGATAATTTCTTAGGTAAAATTTATCAACAAGTTTTACTTAATTCGCATAGCCAAGAAGAATTTGCAAAAATTTTTGCGGAATTAATCGAATTGCCTGAAGAAGACGCGTTAGTTTACCACTGCAGTGCAGGCAAAGATAGAACTGGAATGACTTCTGCATTAATTTTAACTGCACTTGGCGTTGACGATGACACAATTTCGCGTGATTACTTATTAACTAATGAATTATATAATTTCGCTGTTGCTAAGCAATATCCTGATGATAATCAAATTGCCAAGGTAGTTTCTAAAATGAATATTACTAAAGGTGAAGGTCCGGCAATTCGTGGCATTACCGAAACTATTCGTGCTGGTTGGGGCAGTTTTGATACCTTCTTTAAAAAAGAACTAGGTTTTAGTCAAAAGGATTTAGATCGTTTTAGAAATATGTATCTAGAATAG
- a CDS encoding glycoside hydrolase family 13 protein: MQLAALRHRTESEDSFVVDPKHVRVRFHTAKNDVEKVIVHYCDNYLPLKFAETTEMEKIGEGQVEDYWGITLDAPYHRLKYTFEVIGKDGTSVVYGDRAISDDIKDAINEDGSYFKIPYCHEIDMVKTPDWVKNTVWYQIFPERYANGDKSNDPKNIKPWNPTDHPGREDYYGGDLQGVLDHLDYLQKLGVNGLYFCPIFKASSNHKYDTIDYLQVDPEFGDKDLFAKVVNEAHARGMKIMLDAVFNHLGDQSMQWQDVVQNGSKSRFADWFHINEYPVEPYRNPLKGEKNPQYDTFAFEEHMPKLNTANPEVQDFLLEIATYWVKYFDIDAWRLDVANEVDHHFWKKFHKAVTDIKPDFYIVGEVWHSARPWLNGDEFTGVMNYPYTLQIEDHFFKHKLTADQMTTRLTDQLMKYRDSTNEAMMNMLDSHDTARILTVAKGDQDLALQALTFEFMQKGSPCIYYGTEMGMAGDNDPDCRKPMDWSKEDGPVWQRVHKLIKFRLAHDKTLSEGKIKLSVTENRLIEVIREGKESIHAYFNTTKNDVKLDGKAELSQDFEKGILAPKGFVIMVD; this comes from the coding sequence ATGCAATTAGCCGCTTTAAGACACAGAACAGAAAGTGAAGATAGTTTTGTAGTTGATCCAAAACATGTTCGTGTTCGTTTTCACACTGCAAAAAATGATGTTGAAAAAGTAATTGTTCATTACTGTGATAATTATTTACCATTAAAATTTGCAGAAACTACTGAAATGGAAAAGATCGGTGAGGGTCAAGTTGAAGACTATTGGGGTATTACACTTGATGCACCATATCATCGTTTAAAGTACACTTTTGAAGTTATTGGTAAGGACGGTACAAGTGTAGTTTATGGTGACCGTGCGATTAGCGATGATATTAAAGACGCAATCAATGAAGATGGATCATATTTTAAAATTCCATATTGTCATGAAATTGATATGGTCAAAACACCAGACTGGGTTAAGAATACCGTTTGGTATCAGATATTCCCTGAACGTTATGCTAATGGGGATAAATCAAACGATCCTAAGAATATTAAGCCATGGAATCCAACTGATCATCCTGGTAGAGAGGATTATTATGGCGGTGATTTGCAAGGTGTCTTAGATCATTTAGATTATTTACAAAAGCTAGGCGTTAATGGTTTATACTTTTGTCCAATTTTTAAAGCGAGCTCTAATCATAAATATGACACGATTGATTATTTACAAGTAGATCCGGAATTTGGTGATAAAGATTTATTTGCTAAAGTGGTTAACGAAGCACATGCACGTGGTATGAAGATTATGCTCGATGCCGTATTTAATCACTTAGGTGATCAATCAATGCAATGGCAAGATGTAGTGCAAAATGGATCTAAGTCACGTTTTGCAGATTGGTTCCATATTAATGAGTATCCAGTTGAACCATATCGTAATCCATTAAAAGGCGAAAAGAATCCGCAATATGATACTTTTGCCTTTGAAGAACATATGCCAAAGTTGAATACTGCTAATCCTGAGGTTCAAGATTTCTTGTTAGAAATTGCTACATACTGGGTGAAGTATTTTGATATCGATGCATGGCGTCTTGATGTGGCAAATGAAGTTGATCATCACTTCTGGAAGAAGTTCCATAAAGCAGTCACTGATATTAAGCCAGACTTTTACATTGTAGGTGAAGTTTGGCATTCGGCTCGTCCATGGCTTAATGGCGATGAATTTACAGGTGTAATGAACTATCCGTATACTTTGCAAATTGAAGACCACTTTTTCAAGCATAAGTTAACTGCTGATCAAATGACTACACGCTTGACTGATCAACTTATGAAATATCGTGATTCTACTAATGAAGCAATGATGAATATGCTCGATTCACATGATACTGCCAGAATTTTGACAGTTGCAAAAGGTGATCAAGACTTGGCGCTTCAAGCATTAACTTTTGAATTCATGCAAAAAGGTAGTCCATGTATTTATTACGGAACTGAAATGGGGATGGCTGGAGATAATGATCCAGATTGTCGTAAGCCAATGGATTGGTCAAAAGAAGATGGACCTGTATGGCAAAGGGTTCATAAGCTAATTAAATTCCGTTTAGCTCATGATAAAACGCTCAGTGAAGGTAAAATCAAGTTAAGCGTAACAGAAAATAGGCTAATTGAAGTTATTAGAGAGGGCAAAGAAAGTATTCATGCTTACTTTAATACAACTAAAAATGATGTAAAACTTGATGGTAAAGCTGAATTAAGTCAAGATTTTGAAAAAGGAATACTCGCTCCAAAAGGCTTTGTAATCATGGTTGATTAA
- a CDS encoding LacI family DNA-binding transcriptional regulator, giving the protein MTTLSDVAKEANVSKMTVSRVINHPEQVTPELRAMVEKAMEKLNYHPNSIAQALVNNRSNVVKFVTLEDIDTTEPYYTNLLFGFARGLNAKQYALQLVVDPTRIEKGRADGYLITGARNEDYDMFDKLDKPFVLFGENHRGYDFVDTDNQTAEKMATQYALDRLYKHIIFIGIDIKEPFEYSREAGYINTLQQHRLIPQIYRVSNHSHAAQKVIHEHFKEFKKDTCFICASDRIAVGVVRQLQDERARIPEDFGVIGFDGVFLDQVSNPKLTTIKQPIFEMGKMLAKMLLQKIDQSGSPQGELMVKPQLIRRETTR; this is encoded by the coding sequence ATGACAACTTTATCTGATGTAGCTAAAGAAGCAAATGTATCGAAAATGACCGTATCACGGGTGATTAATCATCCAGAACAAGTAACGCCAGAATTACGTGCAATGGTTGAAAAAGCTATGGAGAAGTTGAACTATCACCCTAATTCTATTGCACAAGCTTTAGTTAACAATCGATCTAATGTAGTAAAGTTCGTTACTTTAGAAGATATTGATACAACAGAACCTTATTATACTAATCTGCTTTTTGGTTTTGCTCGTGGATTAAATGCCAAGCAATATGCGCTGCAATTAGTAGTTGATCCCACTAGAATTGAAAAAGGACGAGCAGATGGGTACTTGATTACAGGCGCTCGTAATGAAGATTATGATATGTTTGATAAACTAGACAAGCCGTTTGTCTTATTTGGAGAAAATCACCGCGGTTATGATTTTGTTGATACGGATAATCAAACAGCTGAAAAAATGGCGACCCAATATGCATTGGACAGATTATACAAACATATTATTTTTATTGGGATTGATATTAAAGAACCATTTGAATATTCACGTGAAGCGGGATATATTAATACTTTACAACAGCATCGATTAATCCCTCAGATTTATCGAGTATCTAATCATAGTCATGCAGCACAAAAGGTAATACATGAGCATTTTAAAGAATTTAAAAAAGATACTTGTTTTATTTGTGCAAGTGACCGTATTGCCGTCGGAGTGGTTAGACAATTGCAAGATGAAAGAGCAAGAATTCCAGAAGACTTTGGCGTAATTGGTTTTGACGGCGTATTTCTGGATCAGGTGTCTAATCCTAAATTGACAACTATAAAGCAGCCGATTTTTGAAATGGGTAAGATGCTTGCTAAGATGTTATTACAAAAAATTGACCAATCCGGCTCACCTCAAGGTGAATTAATGGTTAAACCACAATTAATTAGACGAGAAACAACAAGATAA
- a CDS encoding acetate/propionate family kinase: protein MKKVLAINSGSSSFKYKLFTFPNEKVVASGMADRVGMANAVFKIKLNSKEYIKNTPIPNQEAAVSLLIESLKKFNVVKDLKELSGVGHRVVNGGEVFKHSVVINQANLKQLIKLGNLAPLHNIPETVGIEAFMQIIPDIPQIAVFDTSYHQSLSEINYLYSIPYRYYEDYAVRKYGAHGISVEYVAPRAAKMMGKNLNISKLIVCHLGSGSSVTAVKNGKSYDTSMGFSPLTGVTMGTRSGDFDPSALRYIMDKTGMSIDEGIDMLNHESGLLGISGVSSDMRDLIESKQKRAELARRIYINRVVRYVGAYAAEMDGVDGIIFTAGVGEHDSGIRAGVMSSLRYLGLKPDYKANRTDGEKFISMPNSKVKALVVPTNEELMIAREVVRLTR from the coding sequence ATGAAAAAAGTTTTAGCAATTAATTCAGGTAGTTCATCCTTTAAATATAAGTTGTTTACTTTTCCTAATGAAAAAGTAGTTGCATCGGGTATGGCAGATCGTGTTGGTATGGCTAATGCGGTATTTAAAATAAAGCTTAATAGTAAAGAATACATCAAAAATACGCCTATTCCTAATCAAGAAGCTGCAGTTAGTTTGTTAATTGAAAGCTTAAAGAAATTTAACGTGGTTAAAGATCTGAAAGAATTGTCTGGTGTCGGTCACCGAGTAGTTAATGGTGGTGAGGTTTTCAAACATTCAGTCGTCATTAATCAAGCGAATTTAAAGCAGCTTATTAAATTAGGTAATTTAGCACCTTTGCACAATATTCCCGAAACAGTTGGAATAGAAGCCTTTATGCAGATAATTCCAGATATTCCGCAAATCGCAGTATTTGATACATCGTATCATCAAAGTCTTAGTGAGATTAATTATTTGTATTCTATTCCATATAGGTACTATGAAGATTATGCAGTTCGTAAGTACGGTGCTCATGGCATTTCAGTCGAATATGTTGCACCTCGTGCAGCTAAAATGATGGGTAAAAATTTAAATATTAGCAAGTTAATAGTTTGCCATTTGGGATCAGGCTCGTCAGTAACTGCTGTAAAAAATGGTAAATCATATGATACTTCAATGGGCTTTAGTCCGCTTACTGGAGTGACAATGGGTACACGCAGCGGCGACTTTGATCCATCAGCTTTAAGATACATAATGGATAAAACTGGTATGTCGATTGATGAAGGAATCGATATGCTAAATCATGAGTCAGGGTTGCTCGGTATTTCTGGTGTGTCGTCAGATATGCGTGATCTTATTGAAAGTAAACAAAAACGTGCTGAACTTGCTCGGCGTATTTATATTAATCGTGTTGTCCGGTATGTTGGTGCTTATGCAGCTGAAATGGATGGTGTAGATGGGATTATCTTCACAGCCGGAGTTGGAGAACATGATTCTGGAATTCGTGCTGGAGTGATGTCATCGTTGAGGTATTTAGGATTAAAGCCTGACTACAAGGCTAACAGAACCGATGGCGAAAAGTTTATTTCAATGCCTAACTCCAAGGTAAAGGCCTTGGTTGTGCCAACTAACGAAGAATTAATGATTGCTCGTGAAGTAGTTCGTTTGACGCGTTAA
- a CDS encoding helix-turn-helix domain-containing protein produces the protein MTIGEALKKERKDLGLTQTEMAGNILTKSYYSKVERGQHEIKAIDLIEILRLHDIDVSRFFSQIGTNQKINDKNIFLEYIYLNYIELIITKI, from the coding sequence ATGACAATTGGTGAAGCTTTAAAAAAAGAACGAAAAGATTTGGGATTAACCCAAACGGAGATGGCCGGTAACATTTTGACCAAGTCTTATTATTCTAAAGTTGAACGCGGTCAACATGAAATTAAAGCTATTGATTTAATAGAAATTTTGCGGCTACATGATATTGATGTTTCTCGGTTTTTTAGCCAAATTGGGACAAATCAGAAGATAAATGATAAAAATATATTTCTAGAGTATATTTATCTAAATTACATAGAGCTTATTATCACAAAGATCTAG
- a CDS encoding alpha-glucosidase, with protein MSHWYDHAIIYQIYPKSFQDSNDDGIGDLNGIRKRIPYLQNLGVNAVWLNPVFVSPQVDNGYDVSNYFAIDSHMGTMEDMENLIKDLHKAGIHIIMDFVLNHTSDQHPWFQDAIKNPDSLYRDYYIFAGHDNKQPNNWGSFFGGSVWEPDPAGTGQSYFHLFDKRMPDLNWKNPEVRHAMLEIAEFWLKKGIDGLRLDAFIHIGKADLRQNYPAMDDKPVIAEPFFANLPQVQEWMRPFCEQIKEDYPDALLLGEAASASVNLAVDYTNKRNHLMDCVITFRYFTEDDSKIDKSYSAQYQPKELDLTAFKQNQVVWQQTLADISQPTLYWNNHDMARLATRIAKTSTQAKSLAMLMYLQRGIPIIYYGEELGLKNLHFTSVDQFEDQTVAPWIKEAQKAGISRDAAFAMVSDTHKLPARGPMPWNDTENNGFTSAKPWLNGISQDDVTVANEVNSDNSMFTFYKNMLNLKKEKLFQDGTYYMISTGKDSYVYQRDLGNESAIVAVSLSNKKISIDLPEEYIKELLKAGEYQLTNGKLTLMPYAGVVLKKEN; from the coding sequence ATGTCACATTGGTACGATCATGCAATTATTTATCAAATTTATCCTAAGTCTTTTCAAGATAGCAATGACGATGGTATTGGCGATCTTAATGGTATTCGTAAAAGAATTCCCTATTTACAAAATTTAGGAGTTAATGCAGTTTGGCTTAATCCTGTTTTTGTTTCGCCACAAGTGGATAACGGTTATGATGTCTCAAATTATTTTGCGATTGATTCTCACATGGGAACGATGGAAGATATGGAGAATTTAATTAAAGATCTGCATAAAGCTGGAATTCATATCATTATGGATTTTGTCTTAAATCATACTTCAGATCAACATCCATGGTTCCAAGATGCTATTAAGAATCCGGATAGTTTATATCGTGATTACTACATTTTTGCTGGTCATGATAATAAACAACCTAATAATTGGGGATCTTTCTTTGGAGGAAGCGTCTGGGAACCTGATCCGGCAGGTACTGGTCAGTCATATTTTCACTTATTTGATAAACGGATGCCAGATCTTAACTGGAAAAACCCTGAAGTTCGACATGCTATGCTTGAAATAGCTGAATTTTGGTTAAAGAAGGGAATAGACGGCTTAAGACTTGATGCATTTATTCATATTGGTAAGGCAGACTTAAGACAAAATTATCCAGCTATGGATGATAAACCGGTTATTGCAGAGCCGTTTTTTGCTAATTTGCCACAAGTGCAAGAATGGATGAGACCATTTTGTGAACAAATTAAAGAAGATTATCCAGATGCACTTTTACTTGGTGAAGCAGCTAGTGCTAGCGTTAACTTAGCAGTTGATTATACGAATAAACGTAATCATTTAATGGATTGCGTGATTACATTTCGTTATTTTACAGAAGATGATTCCAAAATCGATAAGAGTTATTCCGCACAATATCAGCCTAAGGAGCTTGATTTAACAGCTTTTAAACAAAATCAGGTGGTTTGGCAACAAACGTTAGCTGATATATCACAACCCACGCTTTATTGGAATAATCACGATATGGCAAGACTTGCTACTAGAATTGCGAAGACTTCAACTCAAGCAAAGAGCTTAGCAATGTTGATGTATCTGCAACGCGGTATTCCGATTATTTATTATGGTGAAGAATTAGGGCTTAAGAATTTACACTTTACTAGTGTTGATCAATTTGAAGATCAAACTGTTGCTCCATGGATAAAAGAGGCACAAAAAGCTGGAATAAGTAGAGATGCCGCATTTGCTATGGTTAGCGATACCCATAAATTACCGGCTCGTGGTCCAATGCCATGGAACGATACAGAAAATAATGGTTTTACTAGTGCTAAACCTTGGCTCAATGGAATTAGTCAAGATGATGTAACAGTTGCAAATGAAGTCAACTCTGATAACAGCATGTTTACTTTTTATAAAAATATGCTGAATCTGAAAAAAGAAAAACTATTCCAAGACGGAACTTACTATATGATCTCAACTGGTAAGGACAGTTACGTTTATCAACGTGATTTGGGCAATGAGAGTGCGATTGTAGCTGTTTCGTTAAGTAATAAAAAGATTTCAATCGATCTTCCGGAAGAGTATATTAAAGAACTATTAAAGGCTGGGGAATATCAATTAACTAATGGAAAATTAACTTTAATGCCTTACGCGGGTGTTGTTTTGAAAAAGGAGAATTAA